A region of Gottschalkia purinilytica DNA encodes the following proteins:
- a CDS encoding substrate-binding domain-containing protein: MKKLLSVILCVLLSFSLLAGCSNSNKNEQENKNATTKNEQEKSKDTSDKKEKGSIILATTTSTEDSGLLDYLLPKFKEETGIDVKVVSVGTGQALKKGEDGDADILLVHAKSDEEKFVKEGHGLQRHDVMYNDFILVGPKNDPLKLKENSPNDIVAGLKTISDKQGTFVSRGDESGTHKKELKLWETANLKPEGKWYVSAGSGMGEVLKIASEKQGYTITDRATYLKLKDTLDLDIVIEKEDNLYNQYGIIPVNPNKNKKINKDGAKEFEEWILSEKTQKLIGEYGKKEFGQSLFIPNAK, encoded by the coding sequence ATGAAAAAGTTACTTAGCGTTATTTTATGTGTTTTATTATCATTTTCTTTATTAGCTGGATGTAGTAATAGCAATAAGAATGAACAAGAAAATAAAAACGCAACTACAAAAAATGAACAAGAAAAGAGCAAAGATACTAGTGATAAAAAAGAAAAAGGTAGTATAATACTTGCTACTACAACGAGTACTGAAGATAGTGGTCTTTTAGATTATTTACTTCCTAAATTTAAAGAAGAAACAGGAATAGATGTAAAAGTAGTTTCTGTTGGTACTGGTCAAGCATTAAAAAAGGGTGAAGATGGTGATGCAGATATACTTCTAGTTCATGCTAAATCAGATGAGGAAAAGTTTGTGAAAGAAGGACATGGACTTCAAAGACATGATGTAATGTATAATGACTTTATACTAGTTGGACCTAAAAATGATCCACTAAAATTAAAAGAAAATTCACCAAATGATATAGTAGCTGGATTAAAAACAATATCTGATAAACAAGGAACTTTTGTATCAAGAGGAGATGAATCTGGTACACATAAAAAAGAATTAAAGCTTTGGGAAACTGCTAATTTAAAACCAGAAGGAAAATGGTATGTATCAGCAGGTAGTGGAATGGGAGAAGTATTAAAGATAGCTAGTGAGAAACAAGGATATACGATAACAGATAGAGCAACATACTTAAAATTAAAAGACACTTTAGATTTAGACATAGTAATAGAGAAAGAAGATAATCTTTATAATCAATATGGTATTATACCAGTAAATCCTAATAAAAATAAAAAGATAAATAAAGACGGTGCAAAAGAATTTGAAGAATGGATACTTTCAGAGAAAACTCAAAAATTAATAGGTGAGTATGGTAAAAAAGAATTTGGACAATCTTTATTTATACCAAATGCTAAATAG
- the fdhD gene encoding formate dehydrogenase accessory sulfurtransferase FdhD has translation MNEVKEVDIIRIKDNDVAEETDEVIVEYPFTIFLNDNEFITLLCTPSSLEHLAIGFLHSEGLIGTKEDILDVKIDHKKGIAYVYTKNKTNLKEKLYGKRTITTGCGKGTVFYNVIDSFKSKKIKHDFKIDKEDIIRLIRIFNKESELFLKTGGVHSCALCDKDNILIFEEDIGRHNALDKILGKTLMEDIDLKDKMILTSGRISSEVLIKVAKRGIPAIISRSAPTNLTVEMAKDLNITLIGFVRGRKMNIYSNFPSLNF, from the coding sequence ATGAACGAAGTTAAGGAAGTTGATATTATAAGAATAAAAGATAACGATGTAGCTGAAGAAACAGATGAAGTTATAGTTGAATATCCTTTTACAATATTTCTAAATGATAATGAGTTTATAACTCTTCTTTGTACACCAAGTTCTTTAGAACATCTAGCTATAGGGTTCCTACATTCAGAAGGTCTTATAGGTACAAAAGAAGATATATTAGACGTAAAAATAGATCATAAAAAAGGTATAGCTTATGTATATACTAAAAATAAAACAAACTTAAAAGAAAAACTATATGGTAAAAGAACTATAACTACAGGTTGTGGTAAAGGTACAGTTTTTTATAATGTCATAGACTCTTTTAAATCTAAGAAGATAAAACATGACTTTAAAATAGACAAGGAAGATATTATAAGACTTATAAGAATCTTTAATAAAGAGTCAGAACTTTTCTTAAAAACAGGTGGTGTTCATAGTTGTGCCTTATGTGATAAGGACAATATATTAATATTTGAAGAAGATATAGGAAGACACAATGCACTTGATAAAATTCTAGGAAAAACTTTAATGGAAGATATAGACTTAAAAGATAAAATGATTTTAACAAGTGGAAGAATATCTTCAGAGGTTTTAATAAAGGTAGCTAAAAGGGGAATACCAGCTATAATATCAAGGTCAGCTCCAACTAATTTAACTGTAGAAATGGCTAAAGATCTTAATATAACTTTAATAGGTTTTGTTAGAGGCCGAAAAATGAATATATATTCAAATTTTCCGAGTCTAAACTTCTAA
- a CDS encoding molybdopterin biosynthesis protein codes for MKKEERNVYIDNIDVGKAKELYFKKIYRNIDWEEVDTVDALGRITYEAVYAKKSSPHYNAAAMDGILVKSKDMVGVTESTPKILEEGKDYKYINTGNPIEPPFDAVIMIEEVINLDDGKIKIIKSAYPWQHIRPIGEDIVATEMIIPSKHKIRPIDLGALVCGGIEKVRVYKKPNIGIVPTGSEIVEDINTVDVGKISDSNSLVFEGLIKEYGGVPKRYRPVKDDYDILKREILKCSEENDIILINAGSSAGTKDFTVKIIKEIGEVVVHGIALKPGKPTILGIINNKPIIGIPGYPVSSYLVFETFVKPIIYKYTGQEEEKEEIEQAIISKRIVSSFKNKELVRVNLGVVKDRLIATPLTGGAGVTMSLVKADGIVTIPRNTEGVEGGETVDVKLLKPISKIKDTLVSIGSHDLIMDVISDMTKLSSGHVGSMGGILAMKRGECHIAPIHLLDIETGEYNISYVKKYFPNEKMAIIKGVKRIQGFIVNKGNPHNIKDFNDLIKDNITFINRQKGSGTRILLDYNLKKLNINPDRIKGYDREMNTHMAVSMAVKTGGADAALGVLSSAKALDLDFVEVTYEEYDFLTSFEYLHDKKIMNFIDVIKSQEFKSKIKELGGYEISNIGEVISL; via the coding sequence ATGAAAAAAGAAGAAAGAAATGTTTATATAGATAACATAGACGTAGGAAAAGCAAAAGAGCTTTATTTCAAAAAAATATATAGAAATATAGACTGGGAAGAAGTAGATACTGTAGATGCATTAGGAAGGATAACATATGAAGCTGTATATGCAAAAAAGTCATCTCCTCACTATAATGCCGCAGCTATGGACGGAATATTAGTAAAGTCAAAAGATATGGTAGGCGTTACAGAATCTACGCCTAAAATATTAGAAGAAGGTAAAGATTATAAATATATAAATACAGGAAATCCTATAGAACCACCATTTGATGCTGTTATAATGATAGAAGAGGTTATAAACTTAGATGATGGAAAAATAAAAATAATAAAATCTGCTTATCCTTGGCAACATATAAGACCTATAGGAGAAGATATAGTAGCTACAGAAATGATAATACCATCGAAACATAAAATAAGACCAATAGACTTAGGTGCTTTGGTATGTGGTGGTATAGAAAAGGTTAGGGTTTATAAAAAGCCTAATATAGGGATAGTTCCTACAGGTTCAGAAATAGTAGAAGATATAAATACTGTAGATGTAGGTAAAATATCTGATTCTAATTCCCTAGTATTTGAAGGCCTTATAAAAGAATATGGAGGAGTTCCAAAAAGATACAGGCCTGTAAAAGATGATTATGACATATTAAAAAGAGAAATACTAAAGTGTTCAGAAGAAAACGATATTATATTAATAAATGCAGGATCATCTGCTGGAACAAAGGATTTTACAGTGAAAATTATTAAGGAGATAGGTGAAGTAGTAGTTCATGGAATTGCACTAAAACCAGGAAAGCCAACAATACTGGGTATAATTAATAATAAACCTATAATAGGGATACCTGGATACCCTGTATCCTCCTACCTTGTATTTGAAACATTTGTAAAACCTATTATATATAAATATACTGGTCAAGAAGAAGAAAAGGAAGAAATTGAACAAGCAATTATATCCAAAAGAATAGTATCTTCATTTAAAAATAAAGAATTGGTTAGAGTAAACTTAGGAGTAGTAAAAGATAGGCTTATCGCAACTCCTTTAACTGGAGGAGCAGGAGTAACTATGAGTCTGGTAAAAGCTGATGGTATAGTTACAATACCTCGAAATACTGAAGGTGTTGAAGGTGGAGAAACTGTAGATGTAAAGCTACTAAAGCCAATAAGTAAAATAAAGGATACTTTAGTTTCAATAGGGAGCCATGATTTGATAATGGATGTAATATCTGATATGACTAAGTTATCATCTGGACATGTAGGAAGTATGGGCGGTATACTTGCAATGAAAAGGGGAGAATGTCACATTGCCCCTATACATTTATTAGATATAGAAACAGGAGAATATAATATAAGCTATGTAAAAAAATATTTTCCTAATGAAAAAATGGCAATTATAAAAGGTGTTAAAAGAATCCAAGGCTTTATAGTAAATAAAGGTAATCCTCATAATATTAAGGATTTTAATGATCTTATTAAAGATAATATAACATTTATTAATAGACAAAAGGGATCGGGTACGAGAATATTACTAGATTATAATTTGAAAAAATTAAATATAAATCCTGATAGAATAAAAGGATATGATAGAGAAATGAATACTCACATGGCTGTATCTATGGCAGTAAAAACTGGAGGAGCTGATGCTGCACTAGGAGTATTATCATCAGCTAAGGCCTTAGATTTAGACTTTGTAGAAGTTACCTATGAGGAATATGATTTTTTAACTTCTTTTGAATATTTACATGATAAAAAAATTATGAACTTTATAGATGTAATAAAATCTCAAGAGTTTAAGAGTAAAATTAAAGAATTAGGCGGATATGAAATATCAAATATAGGTGAAGTTATATCTTTATAA
- a CDS encoding ABC transporter permease, with product MDYILDGIKESIRLLLSFDKEVYSIIGLSVFVSSFATIISSTVCIPLGIYLGIKEFKGKKLLSRILYTFMSIPSVIVGLFIAILLSRRGPLGFLDILYTPTAMIIAQTVLVAPLILGLTYNMSKSRGHIIKKTGTTLGANTFHIILLIIKELKVDIFMNIVTSFSRAISEVGAVMIVGGNIKGHTRVITTSISMLNSMGDYPMAIALGIVLLIISFGINSIIYSYNVED from the coding sequence ATGGACTATATACTAGACGGAATAAAGGAATCTATAAGACTTTTATTAAGCTTTGATAAGGAAGTATATAGTATTATTGGACTATCAGTATTTGTTTCTTCATTTGCAACAATAATATCATCTACAGTATGTATTCCCTTAGGAATATATCTAGGAATAAAGGAGTTTAAAGGGAAAAAGCTCTTATCTCGAATCTTATATACTTTTATGAGTATCCCATCAGTCATAGTAGGTCTTTTCATAGCTATACTACTTTCAAGAAGAGGACCTTTAGGATTTCTTGATATTCTATATACACCTACAGCTATGATAATTGCTCAAACAGTTTTAGTCGCACCTCTTATATTAGGACTGACATATAATATGTCAAAAAGTAGAGGACATATTATAAAGAAGACAGGAACTACATTAGGTGCTAATACATTTCATATAATTTTACTTATAATAAAGGAATTAAAAGTAGATATATTTATGAATATAGTTACATCATTTTCAAGAGCTATATCAGAAGTTGGAGCAGTTATGATAGTTGGAGGAAATATAAAAGGACATACAAGAGTAATAACAACGTCAATTTCTATGTTAAACTCAATGGGAGATTATCCAATGGCAATAGCATTAGGAATAGTTCTGCTTATAATTTCTTTTGGAATAAATAGTATCATATATTCCTACAATGTGGAGGATTAA
- the moaC gene encoding cyclic pyranopterin monophosphate synthase MoaC translates to MEFTHFNESGRAHMVEVTEKDDTKRVAIAKCSIKMKKETIKMIKEGLIKKGDVLSVAQIGGIMGAKKTSDLIPMCHNIFLTGADIRFNILEDEIEIESEVKTIGKTGVEMEALTAVTIASLTIYDMCKAVDKDMVISNARLIKKTGGKSGEYLRNE, encoded by the coding sequence ATGGAATTTACTCACTTTAATGAAAGCGGAAGAGCTCACATGGTAGAAGTTACAGAAAAAGATGATACTAAAAGAGTAGCGATAGCAAAATGTTCTATAAAGATGAAAAAAGAAACTATAAAAATGATAAAAGAAGGACTTATAAAAAAGGGAGATGTTCTTTCTGTAGCTCAAATAGGCGGAATAATGGGAGCAAAGAAAACAAGTGATCTCATACCTATGTGCCATAATATATTTTTAACTGGGGCAGATATAAGATTTAATATATTAGAAGATGAAATAGAAATAGAGTCAGAAGTAAAAACAATAGGTAAGACTGGAGTAGAAATGGAAGCGTTAACAGCAGTAACAATTGCCAGTCTTACAATATATGATATGTGTAAAGCAGTAGATAAGGATATGGTTATAAGTAATGCGAGATTAATTAAAAAAACCGGAGGAAAATCTGGTGAATATTTAAGAAATGAGTAA
- a CDS encoding MOSC domain-containing protein — protein MKIEGKVLQINKSDKKGVSKSPINEGNFIEDFGLEGDAHGGKWHRQVSLLGIESINKMKNMGVEGLDYGAFAENITTEGIIVYELPIGTKLKIGETIQEVTQIGKECHSKCNIAKEIGKCVMPNEGIFTKVLKGGKVKAGDKIIILE, from the coding sequence ATGAAAATAGAAGGAAAAGTTTTACAGATAAATAAGAGTGATAAAAAAGGAGTATCTAAGAGTCCAATAAATGAAGGGAACTTTATAGAGGACTTTGGATTAGAAGGAGATGCTCATGGAGGAAAATGGCATAGACAAGTTAGTTTACTTGGAATAGAAAGTATAAACAAAATGAAAAATATGGGAGTAGAAGGATTAGATTATGGAGCATTTGCAGAAAATATTACTACTGAAGGAATAATTGTATATGAGTTACCTATAGGAACTAAATTAAAAATAGGAGAAACAATACAAGAAGTTACTCAGATAGGAAAGGAATGTCATAGCAAGTGTAATATAGCTAAAGAAATAGGAAAATGTGTAATGCCTAATGAAGGAATCTTTACTAAAGTATTAAAAGGTGGTAAGGTAAAAGCTGGAGATAAAATAATAATTTTGGAGTAA
- a CDS encoding ATP-binding cassette domain-containing protein: MNVHIRNLKKYYNEKNILNIDEIKIDSGKITGILGPNGAGKSTLLNIIAGLDDIFTGDIRYDDRKLNKNIYKNITLVSQKPYLFKRTVYENILYPLKLRGFKERDIKDKVRNILEELEITNIVNKKANLLSGGESQKVSLARALVFEPRLLLLDEPTSNIDVKSLEMIERKVIQFNKKENSTIVIVTHNLNQAERMCDEIINIENGKVGF, encoded by the coding sequence ATGAATGTACACATAAGAAATTTAAAAAAATATTATAATGAAAAAAATATATTAAATATAGACGAGATAAAAATAGATTCAGGAAAAATAACTGGTATATTAGGACCAAATGGAGCTGGTAAAAGTACACTTCTTAATATAATAGCAGGATTAGATGATATTTTTACTGGTGATATAAGATATGATGATAGGAAATTAAATAAAAATATATATAAAAATATAACATTAGTAAGTCAAAAGCCTTATTTATTTAAGAGAACTGTGTATGAAAATATCCTATATCCTTTAAAATTAAGAGGATTCAAAGAAAGAGATATAAAAGATAAAGTGAGAAATATATTAGAAGAGCTAGAAATAACAAACATAGTAAATAAGAAGGCTAATCTTCTGTCAGGTGGAGAGTCTCAAAAAGTTTCATTAGCTAGAGCTTTAGTTTTTGAACCAAGACTTCTTCTTCTAGATGAGCCTACTTCAAATATAGATGTGAAATCATTAGAAATGATAGAGAGAAAAGTGATACAATTTAATAAAAAAGAAAATTCTACTATAGTTATAGTTACTCACAATTTAAATCAAGCAGAAAGAATGTGTGATGAAATAATAAATATTGAAAATGGAAAGGTAGGATTCTAA
- the moaA gene encoding GTP 3',8-cyclase MoaA encodes MKDSFERDINYLRISITDLCNLRCKYCMPEDGINKINHENVLTFEEIYEISKNLVSLGITKIRITGGEPLVRNGIVELVRKISSLDKVKDLSMTTNGILLKKYAKDLKEAGLDRVNISLDTLNEEKYKDITRTGNLKDVLDGIEEAKKVGLNPIKINVVLIDGFNINEIEDFVYITQAEKIDVRFIELMPIGEGLNWNKNSYLSGNIVLEKVKELVKVESEDISSPATYYKLPNGKGRVGIISPMSCKFCSNCNRLRLTSQGKLKLCLHSDEEIDLRKSLRDGEDLKKVIREAILKKPEEHQLEKGVYTNKSMFQIGG; translated from the coding sequence ATGAAAGATTCGTTCGAAAGGGATATAAACTATTTAAGAATATCTATAACTGATTTATGTAATTTAAGATGCAAATACTGTATGCCAGAAGATGGTATCAATAAGATTAATCATGAAAATGTACTGACATTTGAAGAAATATATGAAATATCAAAAAATTTAGTTTCACTAGGAATAACAAAAATAAGAATTACAGGTGGAGAGCCACTAGTAAGAAATGGAATCGTGGAATTAGTAAGAAAGATATCAAGTCTTGATAAGGTAAAAGATTTATCAATGACTACAAATGGAATACTTTTAAAGAAATATGCTAAAGATTTGAAAGAAGCGGGTTTAGATAGAGTTAATATAAGCTTAGATACACTAAATGAAGAGAAATACAAAGATATAACTAGAACTGGAAATTTGAAAGATGTATTAGATGGAATTGAGGAAGCTAAAAAAGTAGGACTCAATCCAATAAAAATAAATGTTGTATTGATAGACGGGTTCAATATAAATGAAATAGAGGACTTTGTATATATCACACAAGCTGAAAAAATTGATGTTAGATTCATAGAACTTATGCCTATAGGTGAAGGACTAAATTGGAATAAAAACAGCTATTTATCTGGTAACATAGTTTTAGAAAAAGTGAAGGAACTAGTAAAGGTAGAGAGTGAAGATATTTCATCTCCAGCAACTTACTATAAACTTCCTAATGGAAAAGGGAGAGTAGGTATTATAAGTCCTATGTCATGTAAATTCTGTAGTAACTGTAATAGATTAAGACTTACTTCACAAGGTAAATTAAAGCTTTGTCTTCACTCAGATGAAGAAATAGATTTAAGAAAGTCACTTCGAGATGGAGAAGATTTAAAAAAGGTAATAAGAGAAGCAATACTAAAGAAACCAGAGGAACATCAGTTGGAAAAAGGAGTATATACTAACAAAAGTATGTTTCAAATAGGAGGTTAG
- the glp gene encoding gephyrin-like molybdotransferase Glp, whose product MKFFKVVSIEEGREIVIKNFRDYKIDTENIDILNVLDRILAEDIVSDICVPEFDRSSVDGYAIKSRDSHGASETIPSMLNLIGEVKMGEDSKAEVNFGDAVYVPTGGMIPKGADSVVMIEHVERLDDSNIMVYKPVSSGENVIFKGDDTKNGDVVLEKGKKLNPQDIGALASLGKSKVKVYNKLKFYIISTGDEIVDIDEKIEKGKIRDINSYALYSLIKKIGGEVVEKKIVKDNFDMLKEEVQKGLDTSDIVIMSGGSSVGTRDFTHDVINSFEGKGVLVHGISIKPGKPTIVGDANGKIIFGLPGHPVSSIVVFKAFVEPIIKKLMNIKDQVNKTRAIIDFNFRSSPGKTTYQMVSLEERDGKLYATPRFGKSGMITLLSSSNGYIVIHSDEEGVYKGEEREVYLL is encoded by the coding sequence TTGAAATTTTTCAAAGTTGTGTCAATTGAAGAAGGTAGAGAAATAGTTATAAAAAACTTTAGAGATTATAAAATAGACACTGAGAATATAGATATTTTAAATGTCTTGGATCGTATATTAGCTGAAGATATAGTTTCTGATATATGTGTTCCCGAATTTGATAGATCATCTGTAGATGGATATGCAATAAAAAGTAGAGATAGTCATGGAGCTAGTGAAACTATACCTAGTATGCTGAATTTAATAGGCGAAGTAAAGATGGGAGAAGATTCTAAAGCCGAGGTTAACTTTGGAGATGCAGTTTATGTACCTACAGGTGGCATGATACCTAAAGGAGCAGACTCAGTTGTAATGATAGAACATGTAGAGCGGTTAGATGATAGTAATATAATGGTATACAAGCCTGTGTCATCAGGGGAAAATGTAATATTTAAAGGTGATGATACAAAAAATGGAGATGTAGTCCTAGAAAAAGGAAAGAAGTTAAATCCTCAGGACATAGGGGCATTAGCATCTCTTGGAAAATCTAAAGTAAAAGTATACAACAAGCTTAAATTTTATATTATATCTACTGGTGATGAAATTGTAGATATAGATGAAAAAATAGAAAAAGGAAAAATAAGAGATATAAATAGTTATGCACTATATTCACTAATAAAAAAAATAGGTGGAGAAGTAGTAGAAAAAAAGATAGTTAAAGATAATTTTGATATGCTAAAAGAAGAGGTTCAAAAGGGATTAGATACTTCAGATATAGTAATAATGTCAGGTGGAAGTTCAGTAGGAACAAGGGACTTTACTCATGATGTTATAAATTCATTTGAGGGTAAAGGAGTTTTGGTACATGGAATATCTATAAAACCAGGAAAGCCTACTATAGTAGGAGATGCCAATGGAAAGATAATATTTGGATTACCTGGTCACCCAGTATCATCTATAGTAGTGTTTAAAGCTTTTGTTGAACCTATTATAAAAAAACTTATGAATATAAAGGATCAGGTGAATAAAACTAGAGCCATAATTGATTTTAATTTTCGTTCATCACCAGGAAAGACAACGTATCAGATGGTTTCATTAGAAGAAAGAGATGGGAAACTATATGCAACTCCTAGATTTGGAAAATCAGGAATGATTACTTTACTGTCAAGTTCAAATGGATATATAGTTATACATTCTGATGAAGAAGGGGTATACAAGGGAGAAGAAAGGGAAGTCTACCTTCTATAG